ACGGGTTGCCCTCGGAGCGGCGGTGGATCCGGTCCACCAGCTGCCGGTCGGGGGCCGCGGTGCCCAGGATGCCGGCCAGCTGGGCGGCCACCTCGCGCCGGGCGAACCGGCACAGCTCCACCCGCTGGACGGTGCGCAGCCGGTCCAGCTCGGCCAGGAACGGGCGCAGCGGGTGCCTGCGGTGCAGGTCGTCGGAGCGGTAGGTGGCGACGATCAGCACCCGGGCCCGGTGCAGGGTGCGGATCAGGTAGGTGAGCAGCTCCCGGGTGGACCGGTCGGACCAGTGCAGGTCCTCGATCGCGAGCACGATCGTCCGGTCGACGGCGAGCCGCTCGAACAGCCGGGCGACGTGCTCGAACAGCCGGGCCCGGCTGAACTCGTCGTTGGGCTCGGCGTCGTCCGCGCCGAACTCCGGCAGCAGCCGGGTGAGATGACCCTCCATGCCCTGCGCCGCCCGCTCCAGCTCGGCCCCCAGGCTCCGGTGCAGGCGCCGCAGTGCGGTGGTCAGCGGCGCGTACGGCAGCCCCTCGGCCCCGACCTCCAGGCAGCCGCCCAGGGTGGTGACCACGCCGGGCCCGCAGGCGGCGGTCAGGAACTCCTCGATCAGCCTGGTCTTGCCGACCCCGGCCTCGCCGCCGATCAGCACGGCCTGCGGCTGGCCGGCCGCGGCCCGGCGCAACGCGGTGTCCAGGGTGCCGATCTCGGTGCCGCGTCCGACGAAGACCGGGCTCACCGATATCTGCTCCATGGCGCCGAGCATGCCACAGGCCGCCGACACCGTCCGAGCGGATATCTCGCTGTTCGGACGGGCGGCGGCCGGGCTGTGAGGGTCTGTCAGCATTCGTACCCCCCGGGCACGGGAGGGTTCAGCTCTGGCGGAGCTGCGGGGCCGGACTGAGGGCCCGTACCCGGCGGTTTTGCAGTGCTCTCCGCAGGCCGCTGCGCAGGCTCGGGCGGCCTTCGCGCTGCACCGCGTCCAGCGCCTCCCGGACCAGTGCCTCGTGCCGTGCCAGACGCTGCAGCTCCTGCGAACGGGCCTGGATCAGCTCGTACTCCAGCATGGTGGTGCCCCCTTCTCGGCGGACCGTCCCGGCCTCGGTCGGCCGGTCCTTCGTCCTGCTAAGAGCTTCCTCCGCTGAGGGGGGTCATCACATCGGGAGCATGCCGCATGTTCCGGGCCGTCAGGTCCTTAGACGACGACCGCCCGCTCCGTAGGTACGGAGCGGGCGGTCGCGAACGGCCTAGGTACCCCTGCTTACTCGGGGGTGACCCCGAGCTTCGCGAAGATCATGTCCTTGACCTTCGCGGCGTCGGCCTGGCCGCGGGTGGTCTTCATGACCGCGCCGACCAGGGCACCGACGGCGGCGATCTTGCCGTCCCGGATCTTGTCGGCGATCGCGCCGTTCTCGGCGATCGCCTGGTCGACCGCCGCGCCGAGCGCGGAGTCGTCCGAGACCACGGCCAGGCCGCGGGCCTCGATCACCGCGTCCGGCTCGCCCTCGCCGGCCAGCACGGCCGCGATGACCTGCTTGGCCAGCTTGTCGTTCAGCTTGCCCTCCGCGACCAGCGCGGCGATCCGGGCGACCTGGACCGGGGTGATCGGCTGCTCGCTCAGCTCGGTGCCGGTCTCGTTGGCGTTGCGCGCCACCTCGCCCATCCACCACTTCCGGGCCTGCTCGGCGGTGGTGCCGGCCTCGATGGTGTCCAGGATCGGCTGGACCGCGCCGGCGTTGAGCACCGACTGCATGTCCTTGTCGGACAGGCCCCACTCGCCCTGCAGCCGGGCCCGGCGGACCCGGGGCAGCTCGGGCAGTCCGGCCCGCAGCTCCTCGACCCACTCGCGCGAGGGCGCGATCGGGACCAGGTCGGGCTCCGGGAAGTACCGGTAGTCCTCGGCGTTGTCCTTGATCCGGCCGGCCGTGGTGGAGCCGTCCTCCTCGTGGAAGTGCCGGGTCTCCTGGACGATCGTGCCGCCGTCGTCGAGCACCGTGGCGTGCCGGCGGATCTCGAACCGGGCCGCCCGCTCCACGCTGCGCAGCGAGTTGACGTTCTTGGTCTCCGAGCGGGTGCCGAACTTCTCCCGGCCGTGCGGACGCAGCGACAGGTTCACGTCGCAGCGCATCTGGCCCTTGTCCATCCGGGCCTCGGAGACGTCCAGCGCCTTGATCAGCTCACGCAGCTCGGCCACGTACGCCTTCGCCACCTCCGGAGCCCGCTCGCCCGCGCCCTCGATCGGCTTGGTGACGATCTCGATCAGCGGGATGCCGGCCCGGTTGTAGTCCAGCAGCGAGTGCGAGGCGCCGTGGATCCGGCCGGTCGCGCCGCCGATGTGCGAGGACTTGCCGGTGTCCTCCTCCATGTGGGCGCGCTCGATCTCGACCCGGAAGGTCGAACCGTCCTCCAACTGCACGTCGAGGTAGCCGTTGAAGGCGATCGGCTCGTCGTACTGCGAGGTCTGGAAGTTCTTCGGCATGTCCGGGTAGAAGTAGTTCTTCCGGGCGAACCGGCACCACTCGGCGATCTCGCAGTTCAGCGCGAGACCGATCTTGATCGCCGACTCCACACCGATCGCGTTGACCACCGGCAGCGAGCCCGGCAGGCCGAGGCAGGTCGGGCAGGTCTGCGAGTTGGGCTCGGCGCCCAGCTCGGTCGAGCAGCCGCAGAACATCTTGGTCTTGGTACCCAGCTCGACATGGACCTCAAGGCCCATCACCGGGTCGTACGAGGCAAGTGCGTCCTCGTACGAGACCAGGCTAATGACGCTCACAGCGTCCCCTTCAGTTGAGTCTTGGAGGTCCGTCAGCCCAGCAGCACGTCGTCGTCACCGAGCCGCTTGAGCTCACGGACGAGGAGTGCGGTGCCGGTGATCAGCGCGGCGGCGCCGACCAGGGCGTTGATCAGCTTGAGGGTGTCGTTCTCGCCGCGGGCCTTCTTGACGTCCTTGACGATCGAGACCGCGCCGAAGGCGCTCGTCCCGATGGACAGCCAGAGACCCGGCTTCGAGTTCTTGAACCCCTTGGCCTTCGCGATGCTGCTCACAGTGCCGGTGCCTCCTCCAGCAGGGGGTGTCCCCACTTGTCGTTGAGTGCGGCCTCGACGGCGCCGCCCACGCGGTACAGGCGGTCGTCCGCCATCGCGGGGGCGATGATCTGCAGGCCGACCGGGAGATTGTCCTCCGGCGCGAGGCCGCAGGGCAGCGACATGGCCGCGTTGCCCGCGAGGTTCGACGGAATCGTGCAGAGGTCGGCCAGGTACATCGCCATCGGGTCGTCGGCGCGCTCGCCGATCGGGAAGGCGGTGGTCGGGGTGGTCGGCGAGATCAGCACGTCGACACCGGCGAAGGCGGCGTCGAAGTCGCGCGAGATCAGGGTGCGGACCTTCTGGGCCGAGCCGTAGTACGCGTCGTAGTAGCCCGAGGAGAGGGCGTAGGTGCCGAGGATGATCCGGCGCTTGACCTCGGCGCCGAAGCCCGCCTCACGGGTGAGGGCGGTGACGTCCTCGGCCGAGCGGGTGCCGTCGTCGCCGACCCGCAGGCCGTACCGCATCGCGTCGAAGCGGGCCAGGTTGGAGCTGGCCTCGCTGGGCGCGATCAGGTAGTAGGCGGGCAGCGCCAGGGTGAAGGACGGGCAGGAGACCTCGACGATCTC
This genomic interval from Kitasatospora gansuensis contains the following:
- the gatB gene encoding Asp-tRNA(Asn)/Glu-tRNA(Gln) amidotransferase subunit GatB, which gives rise to MSVISLVSYEDALASYDPVMGLEVHVELGTKTKMFCGCSTELGAEPNSQTCPTCLGLPGSLPVVNAIGVESAIKIGLALNCEIAEWCRFARKNYFYPDMPKNFQTSQYDEPIAFNGYLDVQLEDGSTFRVEIERAHMEEDTGKSSHIGGATGRIHGASHSLLDYNRAGIPLIEIVTKPIEGAGERAPEVAKAYVAELRELIKALDVSEARMDKGQMRCDVNLSLRPHGREKFGTRSETKNVNSLRSVERAARFEIRRHATVLDDGGTIVQETRHFHEEDGSTTAGRIKDNAEDYRYFPEPDLVPIAPSREWVEELRAGLPELPRVRRARLQGEWGLSDKDMQSVLNAGAVQPILDTIEAGTTAEQARKWWMGEVARNANETGTELSEQPITPVQVARIAALVAEGKLNDKLAKQVIAAVLAGEGEPDAVIEARGLAVVSDDSALGAAVDQAIAENGAIADKIRDGKIAAVGALVGAVMKTTRGQADAAKVKDMIFAKLGVTPE